The proteins below are encoded in one region of Bremerella sp. P1:
- a CDS encoding arylsulfatase yields the protein MNRFLIASLSTVVLFVVFAATASAADRAPNIVFILADDLGYSELGSYGQEKIKTPNLDQLAKDGMRFTDFYCGNAVCAPSRCVLLTGKHGGHAYVRDNGDPGKMLPETKALGAEFPGQNPIPDEEVTIAEMLKQKGYATAAIGKWGLGHFGSTGDPNKQGFDLFYGFNCQRHAHNHYPKYLWRNREKEVQPGNDRTLHGETYSQSQFRDVAIEFIEANADKPFFLYLPFAVPHLSIQVPNEDLDEYADMKEDDYVHRGYLKHPKPHAGYAAMITHMDRDIGAILDTIEKKGLTDNTVVMFSSDNGPTYDRLGGSDSDFFASADGFKGLKGSLYEGGIRVPLIVKWPGHVKPDTVSHHLAAFYDLMPTFADIAGVKTPEGIDGISFLPELLGEEQKEPEYLYWEFRSYGGQQAVRMGDWKAIRQNMMRPKVANAGKLELYNLKSDPGESKDVAAEYPEIVAKAEAAMKQSHTTSELFRIPMLDGKK from the coding sequence ATGAATCGTTTCTTGATTGCTTCCCTATCGACCGTGGTCTTGTTCGTTGTTTTTGCGGCCACGGCCAGCGCCGCTGACCGCGCGCCGAACATCGTCTTCATCCTGGCCGACGACCTGGGCTACTCCGAACTGGGCAGCTATGGACAGGAAAAAATCAAGACGCCGAATTTGGACCAACTGGCCAAGGACGGGATGCGGTTCACGGACTTCTATTGTGGAAATGCAGTGTGTGCTCCTTCGCGTTGCGTTCTGTTGACCGGCAAGCATGGCGGTCATGCCTACGTCCGCGACAATGGCGACCCCGGCAAGATGCTGCCAGAAACAAAAGCACTAGGTGCCGAGTTCCCTGGTCAGAATCCGATCCCCGACGAGGAAGTCACTATTGCCGAAATGCTCAAGCAAAAGGGATACGCGACCGCCGCGATTGGCAAGTGGGGACTGGGGCACTTTGGCTCGACCGGCGATCCTAACAAGCAAGGCTTCGACCTGTTCTATGGATTCAACTGCCAACGCCACGCCCACAATCACTATCCCAAGTACCTGTGGCGCAATCGTGAGAAAGAAGTGCAGCCGGGCAACGATCGCACACTGCATGGCGAGACCTATTCGCAAAGCCAATTCCGTGACGTAGCGATCGAGTTCATCGAAGCCAATGCCGACAAGCCGTTCTTCCTTTATCTTCCGTTCGCCGTACCACATCTCTCGATTCAAGTCCCCAACGAAGACTTGGACGAGTACGCCGACATGAAGGAAGACGATTACGTTCATCGCGGCTACCTAAAGCACCCCAAGCCGCACGCCGGCTACGCAGCCATGATCACGCACATGGACCGCGACATCGGTGCGATCCTTGATACGATTGAAAAGAAGGGGCTGACCGACAACACCGTGGTCATGTTCAGCTCGGACAATGGGCCAACCTACGATCGACTCGGTGGTAGCGACTCGGACTTCTTTGCTTCGGCAGACGGCTTTAAAGGATTGAAGGGCAGTCTGTACGAAGGGGGCATTCGCGTGCCGCTGATCGTGAAGTGGCCAGGGCACGTAAAGCCAGACACAGTTTCGCATCATCTGGCAGCCTTCTACGATTTGATGCCAACCTTCGCTGATATCGCAGGCGTGAAGACCCCCGAAGGAATCGATGGCATCAGCTTTCTACCAGAGTTGCTCGGCGAAGAGCAAAAGGAGCCTGAGTATCTCTACTGGGAGTTCCGCTCTTACGGTGGTCAGCAGGCAGTCCGTATGGGTGACTGGAAAGCAATTCGCCAAAACATGATGCGTCCGAAGGTGGCCAATGCCGGCAAGCTGGAACTGTACAATCTGAAGAGCGACCCAGGCGAATCGAAAGATGTTGCCGCGGAATATCCAGAAATCGTTGCCAAGGCGGAAGCGGCCATGAAGCAGTCCCACACCACCTCCGAATTGTTCCGCATTCCGATGCTGGACGGAAAGAAGTAA
- a CDS encoding sulfatase-like hydrolase/transferase, giving the protein MKYHLLKTAAIILVVFLLRGQASAAEENKPNVLFIAMDDLNDWIGCMGGHPQTITPNLDRLAKSGVLFTNAHCAAPACNPSRIAIFSGIAPNVSGVYANNQVLREVLPDAELLPKTFSKNGYRSTGSGKMLHYIIDARSWDDYFPEPSSEMPIPDTLYPDKRPLSLPRGGPWQYIETDWGGLDATDEEFGGDYKVSQWVSEQLSKKHDRPFFLACGIYRPHEPWFVPEKYFEPFPLESIQIPPGYKKDDLADLPPEGKRQGPNRYFAHIRKHGEWKHAIQSYLASIHFADAMLGRVLDALDNSEYADNTIVVLWSDHGWHLGEKEHWQKYTAWRRCTRVPLMIRVPKNCPGLQEGTEPGVCDQPVNLVSLAPTLFDLCGLPASKAHDGPSLKPLLQDVDGEWPHVSVTCLHRVGDYGLSDNHWRYIHYANGDEELYDIEADPYEWTNLAGDPKYAEKLAELRAKGPTKFADKPEPSIQSLNKLKWVRLGKDKAPPSQPDGSQFPVFFINETEDPVKLSWVDRQGEPKFYEEIQPTKMVRQATRPGAVWQISDLQDKPLGYFKVDDRSAQAIIPTK; this is encoded by the coding sequence ATGAAATACCATCTATTGAAAACCGCTGCAATTATTCTTGTCGTCTTCCTCCTTCGCGGCCAAGCAAGTGCCGCCGAAGAGAACAAACCGAACGTCTTGTTCATCGCCATGGATGACCTGAACGACTGGATTGGGTGCATGGGTGGACATCCGCAGACGATCACACCCAACCTCGATCGGCTGGCCAAGTCCGGCGTTTTGTTTACCAACGCTCACTGTGCGGCACCGGCCTGCAATCCGTCTCGGATCGCCATCTTCTCGGGTATCGCTCCGAATGTCTCCGGCGTCTACGCCAACAACCAGGTCCTGAGAGAAGTTCTGCCCGATGCCGAGTTGCTTCCCAAGACCTTCTCGAAAAACGGCTACCGTTCCACTGGTTCCGGCAAGATGCTGCACTACATCATTGATGCCCGATCGTGGGACGACTACTTCCCAGAGCCTTCCTCGGAGATGCCGATTCCGGACACGCTTTACCCCGATAAGCGACCGCTCAGCTTGCCGCGAGGAGGTCCATGGCAATACATCGAAACCGACTGGGGCGGGCTCGATGCCACGGACGAAGAGTTTGGCGGCGACTACAAGGTCAGCCAGTGGGTCTCTGAGCAACTGAGCAAGAAGCATGACAGACCTTTCTTCTTGGCCTGCGGCATCTATCGTCCTCACGAACCATGGTTTGTGCCAGAGAAGTACTTCGAGCCCTTCCCTCTCGAGTCGATTCAGATTCCGCCTGGGTACAAGAAAGATGACCTGGCCGATCTGCCGCCTGAAGGAAAACGCCAAGGCCCGAATCGTTACTTCGCCCACATTCGCAAGCATGGCGAGTGGAAACACGCGATCCAGTCGTACCTCGCTTCGATTCACTTCGCCGATGCGATGCTCGGCCGCGTGCTCGATGCATTAGACAACAGCGAGTACGCCGACAACACGATCGTGGTGCTGTGGTCCGATCATGGCTGGCACCTGGGCGAGAAAGAGCATTGGCAGAAGTACACCGCCTGGCGGAGATGTACGCGGGTTCCTCTAATGATCCGCGTTCCCAAGAACTGCCCTGGCCTGCAGGAAGGAACCGAGCCCGGCGTTTGCGACCAGCCGGTCAACCTGGTGAGTCTTGCTCCGACCCTGTTCGACCTGTGCGGCCTGCCAGCGAGCAAAGCGCACGACGGCCCAAGTTTGAAGCCTCTGCTGCAAGATGTCGACGGCGAGTGGCCTCATGTTTCGGTGACCTGCTTACATAGGGTTGGCGACTACGGCCTGAGTGACAATCACTGGCGATACATTCACTATGCCAACGGCGATGAAGAACTATACGATATCGAAGCCGACCCGTACGAATGGACCAACCTGGCCGGCGATCCCAAGTACGCCGAAAAGTTGGCTGAACTTCGCGCTAAAGGTCCCACCAAGTTCGCTGATAAGCCTGAGCCTAGCATTCAGTCGCTCAACAAGTTGAAGTGGGTAAGACTTGGCAAAGATAAGGCTCCTCCGTCGCAACCAGATGGTTCTCAGTTCCCGGTCTTCTTCATCAATGAAACGGAAGATCCGGTCAAGCTGTCCTGGGTTGATCGGCAAGGCGAACCGAAATTCTATGAGGAAATCCAGCCGACCAAGATGGTTCGCCAAGCCACACGGCCCGGGGCCGTCTGGCAGATATCGGATCTCCAGGATAAGCCACTGGGCTATTTCAAGGTCGACGATCGCTCGGCCCAGGCAATCATTCCCACGAAGTAG
- a CDS encoding sulfatase-like hydrolase/transferase: MFGRLFQCMLLAGTLAAPFVVAVCDAAERPNVLLISIDDLRPELKCYGAGHILSPNIDRLAESGVVFDRCYVQVAVCNPSRASTFTGLRPDRLGCWTLPVHFRESMPDAVTLPQYFRQHGYTCEGIGKIFHNPWQDPRSWSRPHQWPDAKLTHYSPEQKAFRAKVAETIEEDDWRHNNLRGVIANAPDIDDVEHMDGAMTVMAVDRLKELSQSEQPFLLAVGYIQPHLPWCPPKRWWDKYDRDSLPLADNPYPPKNAPEVSVGTNYEMTHYADAIDVPKPHEGSVSDADARRYRHAYFASVSFIDAQVGKLLDALDEQQLADNTIVVLWSDHGWKLGEHNGWSKMTNLEIDTRIPMIIRAPEAKANGQHTNRIVESLDLFPTLCDLTGLPIPEFLDGHSAASLLNDPAAPHTGVAYSQYIWRPLIGNSIRTDRWRYVEWRDMDDATIKHQELYDHKNDPDENVNVFGQHPEVEDDLHIRVQKVLVPHKIVLRPRIHSARGTQRTNVTLNNGYDGKVRVTWINPLGQRRNTFDIPAKEKRPLNTFVGHVFSIESLDGRYHELITIGRNDEILRLGDRPMAADK; the protein is encoded by the coding sequence ATGTTCGGCCGACTCTTTCAATGCATGCTGCTTGCTGGCACTCTTGCAGCACCCTTCGTGGTTGCGGTGTGCGACGCGGCTGAACGCCCCAACGTGCTGCTGATCTCCATCGATGACCTTCGCCCGGAACTGAAGTGCTACGGGGCAGGCCACATCCTTTCCCCAAACATCGATCGTTTGGCGGAAAGTGGTGTGGTTTTTGATCGCTGCTACGTGCAGGTTGCCGTCTGCAATCCATCTCGGGCAAGCACCTTCACCGGCCTTCGGCCTGATCGACTGGGATGCTGGACGCTTCCGGTTCACTTTCGAGAATCGATGCCCGACGCCGTGACGCTACCGCAATACTTTCGTCAGCATGGCTACACGTGCGAAGGCATCGGCAAGATCTTCCACAACCCATGGCAAGATCCACGCTCGTGGAGTCGCCCTCACCAGTGGCCCGATGCGAAGCTAACGCACTACTCGCCCGAACAAAAGGCATTTCGTGCCAAAGTCGCCGAGACTATTGAAGAAGATGATTGGCGTCATAACAACTTGCGAGGTGTGATCGCGAATGCTCCCGATATTGACGACGTAGAACACATGGATGGCGCGATGACCGTGATGGCGGTCGATCGCCTGAAAGAGCTTTCGCAAAGCGAACAGCCCTTCCTGTTAGCCGTGGGCTATATCCAGCCTCACCTGCCGTGGTGCCCACCCAAGCGATGGTGGGACAAGTACGATCGCGATTCTCTTCCGCTGGCGGACAATCCCTATCCACCCAAGAACGCGCCGGAGGTCTCGGTCGGAACGAATTACGAAATGACCCACTATGCCGACGCGATTGACGTCCCCAAACCGCACGAAGGAAGCGTGAGCGACGCCGATGCACGCAGGTACCGCCATGCCTACTTCGCTTCAGTTTCGTTCATCGATGCTCAGGTTGGCAAGCTACTAGATGCTCTCGACGAGCAACAACTAGCGGACAATACGATCGTGGTGCTCTGGAGCGATCACGGTTGGAAGCTGGGCGAACACAACGGATGGAGCAAGATGACCAATCTGGAAATCGACACGCGTATTCCGATGATCATCCGCGCTCCGGAAGCCAAGGCCAACGGCCAGCATACCAATCGCATCGTCGAGTCACTCGACCTATTTCCGACCCTATGTGACTTGACCGGCCTGCCTATTCCTGAATTCTTGGACGGTCATAGTGCCGCGTCTTTGCTCAACGACCCGGCAGCACCACATACGGGTGTTGCTTACAGCCAATACATCTGGCGACCGTTGATCGGCAACAGCATTCGTACCGATCGCTGGCGCTACGTCGAGTGGCGTGACATGGATGATGCGACGATCAAGCATCAGGAGCTATACGATCACAAAAACGATCCTGACGAGAACGTCAACGTCTTCGGTCAGCATCCCGAGGTAGAAGACGACCTGCATATCCGCGTGCAAAAGGTGCTCGTCCCACACAAGATTGTCCTTCGCCCCCGGATTCACTCTGCCAGGGGCACCCAGCGCACCAACGTAACGCTCAACAACGGCTACGACGGCAAAGTCCGCGTCACCTGGATTAATCCATTGGGACAACGTCGCAATACGTTTGATATCCCTGCGAAAGAGAAGCGTCCACTCAATACGTTCGTCGGTCACGTCTTCTCGATCGAAAGCTTAGACGGACGTTATCACGAACTGATCACGATCGGCCGAAATGACGAGATCCTTCGCCTGGGCGATCGTCCCATGGCTGCCGACAAGTAA
- a CDS encoding TPR end-of-group domain-containing protein, whose protein sequence is MKCIHPLLLWGWFVLAVGCGPTADLSMPRFEPKPVVWLNNWEPVESTESRNEAEQLLQKGDALKALGMYDAAEEMYVRAANADLHFAFPMYQLACNYELAGKHEEALEAFDEAMQRGFDDFPTALHDDELGKIRREEDFIDSLATIRTRYIIVASDHVGQPIAVRPETDKPPQGWPIILLMHGYGDSHLNYLDEAQLWAEQGFVAVVVPGSIPTHGSYYQWSNDSIEPTHEDLQQIVNSSLFDGVIDMERVYLLGFSQGALHAMLVTEEHPNLYAGCVSLSPGGSLVSDLASPSLDPEKGTARIVLIHGDEEPHGPLVNIWARECGKAKWMFASETHPGGHHFPDDWGQRVPTIATFLLK, encoded by the coding sequence ATGAAATGCATCCACCCATTGCTGCTGTGGGGATGGTTCGTCCTTGCCGTTGGTTGTGGGCCTACAGCTGATTTGTCGATGCCTCGATTCGAGCCGAAGCCGGTCGTCTGGCTGAACAACTGGGAGCCAGTGGAATCGACGGAGTCTCGCAACGAGGCGGAACAGCTTTTGCAAAAGGGAGACGCCCTCAAGGCCCTCGGCATGTATGACGCGGCCGAAGAGATGTACGTCCGCGCGGCGAACGCCGATCTCCATTTCGCTTTTCCGATGTATCAGCTGGCCTGCAACTATGAGTTGGCTGGCAAACATGAAGAAGCGCTCGAAGCGTTCGACGAGGCCATGCAACGTGGTTTCGACGACTTCCCAACGGCGCTGCATGATGACGAACTTGGCAAGATTCGTCGCGAAGAGGATTTTATCGACTCGTTAGCAACGATCCGTACCCGGTACATCATCGTTGCTTCCGATCACGTAGGGCAACCGATTGCCGTGCGGCCAGAAACGGACAAGCCTCCGCAGGGATGGCCCATCATCTTGCTGATGCACGGCTATGGCGACAGCCACCTGAACTATCTCGACGAAGCACAACTGTGGGCTGAACAAGGATTCGTTGCCGTCGTGGTGCCCGGCAGCATCCCCACGCATGGCAGCTACTATCAGTGGTCCAATGACTCGATCGAGCCAACGCACGAAGACCTGCAACAGATTGTGAACTCGTCGTTGTTTGATGGCGTGATCGACATGGAACGCGTCTACTTGCTGGGGTTCTCGCAGGGAGCACTTCACGCGATGCTTGTGACCGAGGAGCACCCCAATCTGTACGCTGGCTGCGTGTCTCTTTCCCCCGGCGGAAGCTTGGTCAGCGATCTTGCGAGCCCGTCCCTTGATCCTGAAAAGGGGACGGCGCGGATTGTCTTAATTCATGGTGACGAAGAACCCCATGGCCCGCTGGTCAACATCTGGGCCCGCGAGTGCGGCAAGGCGAAGTGGATGTTCGCGAGTGAAACGCACCCGGGCGGTCATCACTTTCCCGATGATTGGGGACAACGTGTTCCGACCATTGCGACCTTCTTGCTGAAATAG
- a CDS encoding phosphoenolpyruvate carboxylase, translating into MYHEEHVPGLNLLVELLDQVVREQVGDSLAETMSRIRRMSLERRSGLPDAEERLLAEIGRIPKQQLRSVIRWLSLYFDLANLAEDYHRVRILDQRAEEAESDGLPRSESIADAIRQLCESGCTAAEMQDWLDRLAITPVFTAHPSEAKRRTTRELLRRLRDHLPYLEVHPHDDDFQAALSDLTLLWQTDSLRPQRPGVMGEVERGLFFAEALWDVAPQIYHEMRMALARYYPTHQFEIKPFLTFGSWIGGDRDGHPFVTAKVTKATLGLLRKTALERHLSFCRELKKTLVTSDRQAAVSDEIRERLATAAEHWTELAERLGEVSPNEVYRCYLKMIEFRLEVSLGLASVDGDDQVAYHQPEELMEEVEMLRESMLEHQGRRVVQRYLDPWKDRLQTFGFHFFSLDIRQDSDIHRNALRELLYADLPEDQKIEESDWLKRLCQLEQPEVDASQLSEMTQEVLATFGVLADTMATGGPKPFGGYVISMTHQPADVVAVLWLWNYVWNQKYPGKPRPYLPISPLFETIDDLERAPIIFEAMLKQPVYREYLGQQARLEQMIMVGYSDSTKDGGYLTASWNLHQAQERLAEVAEKHHVEMTIFHGRGGSLGRGGGPAARGIQSLPPQAVDGKLRLTEQGEVLAERYDNAVIAHRHIEQLTNATLLVSASTPSPEMENWKEMSESMSQAALTKYRELVSHEDFLRYFDQATPISEIEGLPIGSRPARRRARKSLKDLRAIPWTFAWTQSRQLLPAWYGMGTGIRTLVDAQGGDWEPLQEMYQEWPVFQATIDNAELALAKADMDIARDYAELAGTAQESIWRMIDEEYRLSCGVICLIRQQHELLEKIGWLNRSIRSRNPYVDPLNLIQIQLIKQSRESGEAPNEEETDGLAQMVRLTIQGIAAGLRSTG; encoded by the coding sequence ATGTATCACGAAGAGCATGTGCCAGGATTGAATCTGTTGGTTGAACTGCTCGACCAGGTTGTCCGCGAGCAAGTTGGCGATTCGCTGGCCGAGACGATGAGTCGCATCCGCCGGATGTCGCTCGAACGTCGGTCTGGCTTGCCGGATGCCGAAGAACGCTTGCTGGCGGAAATCGGCCGCATCCCCAAGCAGCAACTTCGCAGCGTGATTCGCTGGTTGAGTCTCTATTTCGACTTGGCGAACCTGGCGGAAGATTACCATCGCGTGCGGATTCTCGATCAACGTGCCGAGGAAGCCGAATCGGATGGCTTGCCACGTAGTGAATCAATCGCCGATGCGATTCGCCAGTTGTGTGAGAGTGGCTGTACGGCTGCCGAGATGCAAGATTGGCTCGACCGACTGGCAATCACCCCGGTCTTCACCGCCCACCCCAGTGAAGCCAAGCGGCGGACAACGCGTGAACTGCTGCGGCGGCTGCGCGATCACTTGCCCTACTTGGAAGTCCACCCGCACGATGACGACTTCCAGGCAGCGTTGAGCGATCTGACCCTGTTGTGGCAAACTGACTCGCTTCGTCCGCAACGACCTGGCGTGATGGGAGAGGTCGAGCGTGGTCTGTTCTTCGCCGAGGCCCTGTGGGATGTCGCTCCGCAAATCTATCATGAAATGCGGATGGCTTTGGCCCGCTACTACCCCACGCACCAGTTCGAGATCAAACCGTTTCTTACGTTCGGCAGTTGGATCGGTGGCGACCGTGACGGACACCCGTTTGTCACGGCTAAGGTTACTAAGGCGACCCTGGGCCTTTTGCGTAAGACAGCGCTCGAACGGCATCTCTCTTTCTGCCGCGAACTAAAGAAGACACTGGTCACCTCCGACCGGCAGGCCGCCGTTAGCGATGAGATTCGCGAACGTCTGGCGACCGCAGCCGAACATTGGACCGAATTGGCCGAACGCCTGGGAGAGGTTTCGCCCAACGAAGTCTATCGTTGCTACTTGAAGATGATCGAGTTCCGGCTTGAGGTTTCGCTGGGCCTGGCAAGCGTCGATGGGGACGATCAAGTCGCCTACCATCAGCCAGAAGAGCTGATGGAAGAGGTCGAGATGTTGCGTGAAAGCATGCTCGAGCATCAAGGTCGCCGCGTTGTCCAGCGCTATCTGGACCCCTGGAAGGATCGCCTGCAAACATTTGGCTTCCACTTCTTCTCGCTCGATATCCGCCAAGACTCGGACATCCATCGCAATGCTCTACGCGAGCTGTTGTACGCAGATCTTCCGGAAGATCAAAAGATTGAAGAATCGGACTGGCTCAAGCGACTTTGCCAGCTCGAGCAGCCGGAGGTCGATGCGTCCCAGCTTAGCGAAATGACGCAGGAAGTGTTGGCAACCTTTGGTGTGCTGGCCGATACGATGGCTACCGGCGGACCGAAGCCATTTGGCGGTTACGTGATCAGCATGACGCATCAGCCGGCCGACGTAGTTGCCGTGCTGTGGTTGTGGAACTATGTCTGGAATCAGAAGTATCCCGGCAAGCCGCGTCCTTACCTGCCGATCTCGCCACTGTTTGAAACAATCGATGACTTGGAGCGAGCTCCGATCATCTTCGAGGCGATGCTCAAGCAGCCGGTCTACCGCGAGTACCTGGGACAGCAAGCACGGCTGGAACAGATGATCATGGTCGGCTACTCCGACAGTACGAAGGATGGTGGTTACCTGACCGCTTCCTGGAACTTGCACCAGGCTCAGGAACGTTTGGCCGAGGTCGCCGAGAAACATCATGTCGAGATGACGATCTTCCACGGTCGTGGTGGTAGCCTGGGTCGCGGTGGCGGTCCGGCTGCTCGTGGTATTCAGTCGTTGCCGCCGCAAGCCGTCGATGGCAAGCTGCGACTGACCGAGCAGGGTGAAGTATTAGCCGAACGATACGATAACGCCGTGATCGCCCACCGGCATATCGAACAGCTGACCAACGCGACGCTGTTGGTTAGCGCGTCGACTCCTTCGCCTGAGATGGAAAATTGGAAGGAGATGAGCGAGTCGATGAGCCAAGCCGCGCTCACGAAGTATCGCGAGTTGGTTTCGCACGAAGACTTCCTGCGTTACTTCGATCAGGCAACCCCAATTAGCGAGATCGAAGGCCTGCCGATTGGTTCGCGTCCAGCACGCCGTCGGGCTCGTAAATCGCTTAAGGACTTGCGGGCCATTCCTTGGACGTTTGCCTGGACGCAATCACGCCAACTGCTGCCGGCATGGTATGGCATGGGGACTGGTATTCGCACGCTAGTCGATGCCCAAGGCGGAGACTGGGAGCCACTGCAAGAGATGTATCAGGAGTGGCCCGTCTTTCAGGCCACGATCGACAACGCCGAACTTGCGCTGGCCAAGGCCGACATGGACATTGCTCGCGACTATGCCGAGCTGGCTGGCACGGCTCAGGAAAGCATCTGGCGGATGATCGACGAAGAGTATCGATTGTCTTGCGGCGTGATCTGTCTCATTCGCCAACAACATGAACTGTTGGAGAAGATTGGTTGGCTCAATCGCAGCATTCGCAGTCGTAACCCTTACGTCGATCCGTTGAACTTGATCCAGATTCAACTGATCAAGCAAAGCCGCGAGAGTGGCGAGGCTCCCAACGAAGAAGAAACCGATGGGTTAGCCCAGATGGTTCGTCTTACTATTCAGGGTATCGCTGCCGGCCTACGTTCGACGGGCTAA